In Miscanthus floridulus cultivar M001 chromosome 8, ASM1932011v1, whole genome shotgun sequence, the sequence CGCCGTGTTGAAGAGGTACTCTGCCCATGGCAGCCACCGAAGCCATTCGCGCGGCCTGTCCCCCACTAAGCACCGGAGGTACATGATGATTACGCGGTTGGCCGACTCGGACTGCCCGTCGGACTGGGGGTGAAGCGCCGAGGTCATCTGTAGCTTGGTGCCCATCAACCGCATCAGCTCCTGCCAGAACGACGACGTGAACACCGTGTCCCGGTCGGAGACCATGGACTGAGGGACACCATGGAGCCTGACGATGTCGTTGAAGAAGGCCTGGGCGACGGATTCAGCAGAGTACGGGTGTGCCAATGGGATGAaatggcagtacttgctgaaccTATCCACCACGGTGAGGATTACCGACTTGCCGCGGATTCGTGGCAGCGCCTCCACAAAGTCGAGCGCGACATCAGTCCACACACCCTGGGGAACCAGCAGAGGAAGGAGGAGGCCCGCAGGGTGCTGGTGCTCAGACTTGTAGCGTTGACAGACTTCACATGTACGCACCCGGTCCTGCACAACTTGCTTCATGTTAGGAAAATGGAAATCGCGGCGCAGCCTGTGGAGTGTCCGCTGTACGCCTTCATGGCCGTCCTCATGTATGGCCCCCACGATCTCCTGGAGCAGCGGGGAGTTAGCCGGGATGTACAGCCGCCCAGCAAACTGCACCATGCCGTCCACCAGCGCCCAGGGGGCTGGTCTGGTGCCTGCTGCGAGCTCAGCCTGGAGAGCAACAAGTGCCGGGTGTTCCAGCTGATCTTGCCGGAGCCTGGCGATGAAATCGAAGCGTGGAGAGGAGAGGGCCAGCAGCTCGCCCTCCACTGTGTCGCGCCTGGACAGCGCGTCGGCGACCGCGTTCGTTGCACCCGGCTTGTATTCGACGGAGAAGTCGAATCCCAGCAGCTTGCCAACccaatggtgttgtggaatggtgGCCAAGCGCTGGTCCAGGAGGTATTTCAAGCTATAGTGATCTGTCCGAACGGTGAAGCGGCGCCCCCAGAGGTATGGACGCCAGTGACGCACCGCCTGGACCAAGCCAATGAGCTCACGCTCATATGCTGCCAGGGCGTGATGTCGAGGTGCGACCTGCCGGCTGAAGAAGGCGATGGGGTGTCCCTCCTAGATGAGGACAGCACCAAACCCGTGGGACGATGCGTCGCACTCGACGACGAATGTCTTGGTGAAGTCCGGCATAGCGAGCACCGATGCCGAGGTGACTGCCTCCTTCAGGGCGAGGAAAGCCGAAGTAGCCTCAGGACCCCAGGTGAAGCCCTCCTTCTTGAGGAGCGCGGTGAGCGGCGCGGCGATGGAGCCGTAGTTGTGGAtgaacttgcggtagtagcccgcAAGCCCAAGGAAGCCGCGCACCGCCCGTGCGGAGCAAGGTACCGGCCAGTCGTGAATGGCCTGTACCTTGGAGGAGTCCATGGCCACCCCTGCCACCGAGATCGTGTGGGCGAGGTAAGCGACAGAGGCGACCCCGAAAGCACACTTGGAGCGTTTGACGAAGAGGGTGTGCTGACGAAGCTCGCTGAGGACGGCGCGGAGGTGTCGTAGGTGGTCGGCCCAGGACTTGCTatagatcaaaatgtcatcaaagaAAACAAGGACAAACCGGCGGAGGAACGGCctcaagacgtcgttcatgagGGCCTGAAATGTTGCCGGGGCATTGCAgaggccgaacggcatcaccaggaactcatATAGGCCGTCGtgtgtgcggaacgccgtcttgtgtaCGTCCTCTGGCCTCATGCGCACTTGGTGGTACCCCGAGCGcaagtcgagcttggtgaagtacTTGGCGCCATGGAGCTCATCCAAGAGCTCATCGACGACGGGGATAGGGAACGCGTCCTTCACCGTGACCGCGTTGAGTgcgcggtagtcgacgcagaatcaccaggactcgtccggcttcttgacgaggaggaccggcgAGGAGAAGGCGGAGTCGCTGCGCCGGACGATGCCATTCGCGATCATGGTCGCGCACTGCTGCTCCAGCTCCGTCTTGTGGGCGGCCGGATACCTATAGGGCCGCACTGCCACTGGCTCGGTGCCGGGCTTGAGGAGGATGCGGTGTGCGCGGCCACGCACTGGAGGGAGGCCCCACGGCTCCGCGAACACGTCGGCGAACGCGGCGAGGAGCTCCTCTAGGAGGGGCTCGGCCACCGAAGTAGAGTGGAGGCGCGGTGGTGTTGGCGGAGCGACGCTGCGCCAGCAGACCTACTGGTCTGCCATCTTGAACGCCATGGTCCCTACAGCCATATTCCAGACAATATCGCCCAAAGTTGCCAACCACTGGGTGCCCAGCACTAAGTCATATCCGGCCAGGGGCATGATGTACAAGTCGACCGCGAACGGCCGATTGTCGATGACAACGGGCGCTTGGCGCAGAACGCCCGGACAGGAGATGCGTTCGCCATTGGCCACGGTCGCCGTGAGCCGAGGCCGAGGCTCGACGGGCAGGCCAGCCCGCTGCGTGGCTGCTTCGCTGATGAAGCAGTGGGTGGAGCCCGTGTCGATAAGGGCGAGCAGCGTGGCCGCGCCCACCTGCACCTCAAGCTGGAGGGTGCCGCACACAGGGACGCTGGCGACGGCGTGTAGAGAGTAGACCGGCGCCTCCTCCTCGGGTACCTCCTCATCCAGCACGACCCCGTCGATGTAGAAGATGCGGCGGCATACTCTGTTGTGGCCGCGGGAGTAGGGCTCATTGCAGTTGTAGCAGAGCCCGAGTTTACGCCGTTCTGCCTGCTCCTCCATGGAGAGGCGCTTGCCCCCAGCCCTTGGTGGTGGCGCCGGTAGGGCCAGGGGTTGCGCCTGGGAAGCTGGCAGCGTCTGGAGCGCCGGGGTCGGGGTGACGGGCGCTGGCAGGGCCGCCAGGACGCCTGGGCGCGGTGCAGGCGGTGGACCAGGCGCGCGCGGCACAGTCTTGGCGTGGGTGGAGTTGAGGCGGTCCAGTTCGACGAGTTCTAGGGCCCGCGCCAAACTCATGGCCGCCGCCAGTGTTTCGGGCGCGTGGATGCGCACTTGGTGGCTGAGCGGTGGCAGCAACCCGCCGGTGTAGAGCTGCACCCGCTGGCCCTCCTCGAGGCGGCCCGCGCGAGGGAGGAGCGCCTGGAAGCGGTTGGAGTACTCCTCGACCGACCCCGTGCGGCGGCACTCGGAGAGCTCGAACAGCGGGGCGGACCGCAGCACCGGGCCAAAGCGAAGGTTCAGGAGCTCCTTGAAGCGCCCCCATGGTGGTGTGCCCTCATCCTCCTGGAGTTGGATGAACCATAGTTGGGCCACGTCCTCCAGATTGTACGACGCCATCCACACCTTCTCCTCCGGCATGGTGCGTTGCTGGCGAAAATACGACTCACACCGATTAATAAAAATCAGTGGGTCGGATTTACCGTCGAAGCGCGGAAAATCCATCTTCTGGAACCGCGGGGGGCGATCCGTGTGATGCTGGCCGTCGTGGTGGGTGCTGGACTCGGACGTCGAGCTGAGCTTCTCCTGCATGCCCGCCATGTCGGATTGCATCTGGG encodes:
- the LOC136469541 gene encoding uncharacterized protein, giving the protein MAGMQEKLSSTSESSTHHDGQHHTDRPPRFQKMDFPRFDGKSDPLIFINRCESYFRQQRTMPEEKVWMASYNLEDVAQLWFIQLQEDEGTPPWGRFKELLNLRFGPVLRSAPLFELSECRRTGSVEEYSNRFQALLPRAGRLEEGQRVQLYTGGLLPPLSHQVRIHAPETLAAAMSLARALELVELDRLNSTHAKTVPRAPGPPPAPRPGVLAALPAPVTPTPALQTLPASQAQPLALPAPPPRAGGKRLSMEEQAERRKLGLCYNCNEPYSRGHNRVCRRIFYIDGVVLDEEVPEEEAPVYSLHAVASVPVCGTLQLEVQVGAATLLALIDTGSTHCFISEAATQRAGLPVEPRPRLTATVANGERISCPGVLRQAPVVIDNRPFAVDLYIMPLAGYDLVLGTQCVAPPTPPRLHSTSVAEPLLEELLAAFADVFAEPWGLPPVRGRAHRILLKPGTEPVAVRPYRYPAAHKTELEQQCATMIANGIVRRSDSAFSSPVLLVKKPDESW